The region AGATAGGATTCGCATTCGAGCTTATGAGGAAGCACACCTACAAAGGAAAAtacacccacccacccacccgaatgcactttGGATATcacgccaagtttgggggagtcttctttccctttactttttatgttctCTTTTGCatacattgaggacaatgaagcattcaagtttggggggttgTGAATGATTTGATGCATGTTTTTGGGTGTATGTTATGCTAAAAGTGTTTtgaatcatgtaattgacgggtgcatgctagatcttcggctttctggttgggaatgcttgcttgatttttcttgatctttgaagcctaggatgaatggaatttgtgcatgatttatttgaaagagcatgttgtgattacatccgatttcttgagttgaggagagtatgaaattTACATGTCTTGTGGAGATTATCTTGGATTGAATTGCTTTATCGAGTTGCATGCTTGCATTCATTTGTGTTAATGATaggggaggataaggcactaggatgaactccatggccaaatgatcacatgcctagtcctatACATGATCtcctagaagccactttgagcttaattccctattatttgtgtaaacacttagccaatcacttagccacttaaataagcctcattttagcctcatcaatggaccttgctactatttggatGCTAAAAACAAGTTTGAGCTTTGGTgatttgagttttgagtgttgggtggtgaattgtaaagtgtagacatttttagacttgatgtaatgtataggtgaaaagaatgaagttcttagaggaaaaaaaaacaaaaagaaagaaaaagacgacctccaaatttgcaaGAGTCGAGgtttttttttagaaaagaaaaaaaaagaaatgaaagaagagaaaaaaaaaagttgtgaaATAAAGCAAGAGCTTCTATTTGTGTAatatgtaatcttgtctagatttgatctcaagtttgggggagtgagaaTTTGGTTGTAATATTTTGTGGGGGGGTCCACTCATCAAATTGGGGATTGAGTTGAGGGGACGTTTTTTGGGGCAGAGGAGAAAGTTGACGGCTGGAGGAGAaaaagggagaaagagagaaggaagaaattccGACCAACATTCCGACGATCCGCCTCCATATCTCCATTCCACTCAACAAGAGCTTGCTTCCTACTgttttaattgttattattaccATGTGTTTAGACTAAGCTCtttatgttgctccaagttgtgatTTAGACTTGTTTGAATGTATCTGCACCTTTGAATTCACGTTTTGACATCGTTGATGTGTTTAATGTTAGATTCTATCACTTTAGAGGCCTCTATCGTTATAGATATTTAATCCTTGTttatcgtctctttaacatgaACTTGGATGGACTAATCAATTGATGTGTTGttaaattagaattgttcagaggataatttgacaATGGATTAGGTAAGTTCTTATAGTAGATGATATTttattcccgcgcttccgcaggaatttGATATCGTTGAAagttaattcatggaacaagtgttcagctgactgtgaattatacgtcgcaaacatgttcagtgcacgcgattaggttgattaattaatcccaaatttgTGCTTTCGATATAGGTGTAGAATGATTCAAGTCtaatgagcaacttggagtggtATGTTTCTCCCATCTGTTTAGCCTTTCCTTAGTTAACTTGCAgcttaattttatcattagcTTATAGATTTCAAAACCTTCAAAACAAaatcctttttaatttgtcttttgtttgttttccaATTAAATAATCTACgtctccctgtggttcgacactcgaagtactacagtcgactctgtactcttgcagatagattgtaatattagagctattttattaaacttgtgtgttaataatccattaatataaaagctcgaaaattatACATCACGTAGAGCTCTCATCCCTAGGGTACTATCCTCTCTGAAATGTCATTGTTGCCCTTCACATTTTATAGGTGGGGTCTCTCGCTCTATCTTCCAATGCAGAACTCCTGCTGGCTCCGTTTGATttttgacttgatcaactcaatgccgcagtttttgtcttcttttctGGATTCATGCTTCTGCCCAACTGGTTCGCTCTATCTTCTGAAAATGGCggatttcacacacacctggctcaaaagtAGACGTTAGTTCATGGTTTTAGTGCAGTTTTACCACGGAACACATGCacgaaacgagcctcatcaccCCACCAAAGGCACGATCtagaattaatttttaattttttttcttttataaaattttaaaaattatccaAGTTTAATGTTAATTATTATATACAAGCCCCTAAATCACCTAAATATACATTGAAATAAATTTAGGCATCAGAGCTCCTATCGATTTTTTTTCTACGTCTTCCCCTAAACTAATTAAGGTCTATCATATGATtcatatactagtagtactagcTTTATGAAAGTTAAAGCTTTCTACATTAAACGTCTCCTAGGAGAAATGAACGTGTTTGATTTTCCAAAGGAAATAAACGTTAACCATATACTCAAATTCTTTTATTCAACTATAAAtacacatattttattttttaactttaaaaaataGACCAAAGTTtatctatttatattaaaaatgaaactggaagaagaaaaagagacatattttattttttaacttaaaaaaatagtccaaagtttatctatttatattaaaaatgaaattggaaGAAGAAAAAGGGAAAGAGAAAAATCCGTACTAGGTgtatttaaagaaaaaataactcTGAAAGTAACatgtatttttgaaaaaataacacaaaattGTTTGTGCTTTTATTCTTATACTCCGGGtgtattaaaagaaaaaataactcTGAAAGTAACGTGTATTTTTGAACAAATAACACAAAATTGTTTGTGCTTTTATTCTTATACTCCGGGTgtatttaaagaaaaaataactcCGAAAgtaagtattttttaaaaaataacacaaaattGTTTGTGCTTTTATTCTTATACTCACGTCGTCCATGATTAAATGTTTCATGTTTaaccggcacgggttttaaagAATTGTTTGTCTTTATGTAGTAAAGTGagtaaaaaagttagtagaatatgaaacctacttttatattagttttataataaaatgtgagtttgATGAGTCAATAAAATATAAGGTCTACCTACCAAATATAgatatagtaaaaatgaaatgagatatttattggtGGATGGATGAAAAAAGGGAAAATGAAACATGGCAGACGGGAATGACTAATAAGGAGTGTGACAGAGACTAACTAAATTAATAGGTGGTCTCTCTAATTGGTTAATTAATGCAGAAAATTTGTATGTCTTTTTAGAATGTGATTCAATAACTTAATTGGTTaccttttatttatattaataaaatgggAAAGCGAAACAAGACAGTTGGTTTTTGTAATTAAGCATGGCACTCCTGAGGCAAACCCTGTGGAAACCTGTTTCCGTCACTGCAATAGTTATATATCATGTAATTCTCCTTCACCCATCTCAGCTTATCCTCACTGTACTGATCCAACATCTCCTCCCTCCACCCTTCCTCCGCCTTATAACCTCTGTACGCCGCCGTGAAAGGTGCCCGACTCCAATCCGTCTTCACCTGCCCTCCTCTCGTCGCCCATTCATCCCCGTTCCATATGCTCGAGTACACCCTCATCGCCTGCTCCTTTGGAAACGGAACTCCCCTCCTCTCCATGTTCTTGAATTCCCTCACCGGCATTTCATCCACCGAGAGCCTGCATGCATGCAAACAcaattaattactccctccgtcccagataatttatcgtctcatttttctatttcggtccatcccagataatttgtctcatttttctatttcggtccgtcccacgtAATTTattccatttcactttttaccatttttttgtagtggaccccgtattccactaactcattcatactcacatttttatcataaaactaatatattcataaaactaatatataaaagtagaactcacattccactaactttttcaacccacttctcataacatttcttaaaactcgtgcccggttaaagtgagacgaattatctaggacggagggagtaatgttTAAATTGGCAATAGAGTTAGGTTAAAAATAATGTTACTTACGCAATTAATTTATGACGAATTATCTAGGGACGGGAGTAATGTTTAAATTGGTAATAGAGTTAGGTTAACAATAATGTTACTTACGCAATTAATTTATGTCTTATTAAATTGGTAATAGAGCTACGTTACTTACACAATAGTTTCTTGAGTCCAGAGGATTGAGTAAGTATGGAAATCGGCAGTGGGGTCGAACCAGAGGCGAAACTGCTGCTCCCTCTCTCCCTTTCCTTGTGTGTATATATTTGTATGAACGGTGTAAGGATCTCCGCTCAGGTTTCCCAGAAACTCGAAATCGATCTCGTCGTGATACGGTCCATCAGAAGACAActgcaaaatcaaaaccaatGGAGATTCGTCACACATCTCACTACAGCAAAAAGAATGGCTAAGAACATTTTTAAATGTTATATTAAGGATGCTTGTGTGTCTAATTGTATTAGACAACGCTTTATAAAGTGTGCTTATTATCGACAGCACAAATACAAGCGtccttaaaaaacaaaaaattaaaataatttgccATCAGAAACGCTTTCTTTTGCCTCCTAGATTATGATTATTTTTAACAAGTTTCAAACGtctcaatttttaaatttttatgtcCTTAAAAGATAATCTAAACAGAAACAAACATCCTAGACTAGTTGAAATCAAACCACCGACGTAAAGAGCTGTGACGGTTCCGGCTGAGTTTCCGGGAACGAGTTTGAGCTGCATGTCGAACTTTCCGAACAAGTAGCTGTGCTTGGACTGGATGCCGGAGCCGGAATAGGCatctagagagagagtgagagtgtCGGCGTCGTCGAGGATCTTGGCGCGGCCGTCGCCCCATGTGATGTCGAAATCCTGGAATTGGCCGGAAACTAGTAAGGATGAAGCGGTGAGAAAGGATGCAAGGAGGAAAGTTAGAGCAATCGCCATAGCTTTTGTTGGTTTGTTTTAATTCCAATGGGAGAGTGATGAGTTGGATTTTTATAGTTGGGGAATGGAAAAGAGACAACAACTACGTGGGGTTTCGATTTTGTTGTAAGATGACAAGTGGAATTGAGTTGATAACACCTGGCGCTGTTATGCTTCAATTCATAACCATTCTTGATGGATGTTTAAAGCATGATGAATCAGAATTCAGAAACATAGGAAATGTCGTAAGTTTGTGGCCacacaattattatttataGGAGTATGAATTCAATTGGCTTTTGTTTTGTATGTAGTTGCTATCGTCGGTAGAAAGGCAACAGGTCTGTGGAGTCTGTAAATGTATCAGTATGATTATGATTCATGTGAGCTGCATCGTCATCATTTAAGATTATTGGTTAAACAAATCTGAATGTTTGGTATTTTCGAGATGCCGCTCACTTTATCCATTAGAATACAGTACTATCGTATTTATTTTCATGCAACTTAATTTCATTTAGGTCATCCACAATTAGAATACAGTACTATCGTATTTATTGTCGTGCAACTTATTCATTTAGGTCATCCACAGTAGGCGTGCCCTGAAGTCCACccgcattttatcctcctaccatTCCACTTGCAGTGGGGTACTcctaagcattttactattgttttgttatttaatttaaatgtttttaaatatataaatgcaaacttattaCAAAAcgcaacgattaactaaaagaacggcaaaaaattcattgattaaaaaaaaagttacacgagttagaaataaaaaaatgattatcctacaaaagccccaacttccggctcaactcatcgcTCAACCTCTGGAGGCGCTCGGCTTGGGccggatccgtacacttcataagggcgtagtgcgtatccaacaacgtccgcgccatcgaggccATTGCCAAATCAGCATAGGCCAGTGTCGCCTGGATCGTCGCCGGGGTCGGGGTCGAGGTCAGGATCGGCGATGGAGggcggcggccgaggaggatgtcgccttcgccttccccttgttcttcgcagccttgacgcctatgggatgccgccgggaggacatcggtgtgccggaactatCTTCCTCCATGCacgtctggttgaggtccatcggacgagttccgctttcgctggtcgtgtaaccaccagtatCGGTGGTCTTCCTCCTCTTCGCtgcaccggtgtgcagaatcccgccttggaacttctgtttgtccctcaagagcgcccagatgttgaaatgcttgaagtcgccgtacatggactggtacgacaacagcgctctatcgcgcacgtcgctcaagctctcgccgcttccctaaTCCCTCGAGCactctcgtactccgccgcgaacaggttgacttgcttcttcacctgatcccagtgcttgcgagctgctcccgttggcgcttgtacgcgctcggcgatgcgctcccactacgcgagctgcttctggttgttcgcgaatatcgggtcctcctaTATATCCACCAACACCTcaccaagacgagggtttcatccagctggtagttcgtacggccgggggcgtactcttcacaagtTGTCGGAGGTAGCAACGTGTGCGCCCGGTGcttggtccgcttctttctagcgggggcggcggcggcgcgacgggaagcggcggcagggcgagttggagacggttCCATGTCGGAGAGACCGTACAAATCCGTACTGAAGTCCGGATCGTACTgtgtgttggcgtcgaacgaccgatattcgccaggttgtgtacccggccaccgtgcgccatctccaaacatcgggctaCTAGGAATTGAGTATCCACCgaaatccattttatagcgtaatttgagagtttaaaagttaatcgaaaagttacaaatgaaaagtgaagttggggtatatatataacaaaattttcgaattttaaaaataaaaaaaaaaaactaaaatgcgttgcatcgtccgcgtcgcccacagtaggcggacgatgccctatcgtccgcgcttcatCAGCGGAGTAAGCGACGGacgcggacgacgcatcgtccgtcgtccgcggtgccacaatggcggacgttaGTGCGGATGATAGCGCGCATCGGgtgcgctatcgtccgccccattatGGATGGCCTTACAAATGGTGGGCTAATCAGTAGGAAAAGTTTGTGTGTTATTTTGTCAATCAATTCGACCTATGCTCTCCATTttccaatttcaatttattgaatattatatttattagaGTGACTTCAATTTAATCTATGGAAAATGAGATTGTGTACATCTTTTACGTGCCTAGAAACTGTAAAATGTCGTACTAACCgttcacaaaaaataaacaaagttataaatgacacgggttttaatatatatttagtaaGGTAAGAGACAGGGAGGGAAAATATGGTGatagtagtgttagtggattatgaggtCCATCTTTAGCATGATGTGTAAGGTTAGTATTAgtttaaaactttccatttttaaaactagtctaattttggtggacgacCGAGAATAGTAAAACTTGTCTAtttgtggacggaggtagtattaaaTTTCATATGTAGTCAATTGCAATCTTCTGGCTCAAAGATTACTTGTATTCAACCCTTGTGGCTTACtttatactctcttcgttccgCTATAAATggaatacttcctccgtccgcgaatagaagtctcgtttttccattttagtcatAAATGGGATtgctaatggcggacggagggagtactctcTTTtaagcacgagatttaagaaaatgattttTAGTTAAGTTGAGAGATAGTATAGTAGATGggtgaaaagaaaataaagtagtataAAAGAGATTAAAGTAAGACATAGTAACGATGTTATATTTtgccaaaaaggaatatgacttaCTTTAAATGGGATTATCCCAAAAAAAAATACGAATCACTTATAGCGGTTACGAATGAAGTATATTGCGGGGCGAATGAAGTATATTGTTTCATTAGTTACGAATGAAGTATATTGCGGGGCGAATGAAGTATATTGTTTCATTCCGTTTTCAATATTGATCCTCATAGGATGAGTTTTTGAAAATAACAATACTAGCCTTTTTTATATTCTAATAGCCATTACCCCATCACCATTACCCAAAATGACAGATATTAGACGATGGAAAACCCACACAGTACCACAAATTCTTTATTCTGTTCATTCATTTTGATTGCGTGGCCTAAATTCATTTTGATATAATCACTTGCAACTAAAAACATGTACAAATTTTAAACAGACAGCATAAGAAGAAACATTCCGAACCGAATTTCACACATCAAAGTGTGCAGAAAACAAAATTCCCAGATTGAAAACAGAGCAATTATTATATCCACGCATTTGCACTTTAAAAGCCAGTAAATTTGAATGCAATATATCCAGCAATAAGGTTCTAGAGTGAGAAGACAATCAAGTTTACTAAATGCTACTAGCAAATCACTTCACACTGGACAGGAGACACTGTCACACAATAATACAAAGACAGCATCAAAGTTAAGTTCAGGCGCAGTCTCGAATATGTTCCTACTAAGCATGTTCTGTAAGACGGAGGGTGAGCAACATAGGCAGCGGAGGCGAGTTGTTAGGCGAAGCTGATATTCTAATCTTCCAGCTCCACAATCTGAGCTCGCCTTTCAGCTGCTTTCTTCCTGATGAATATGCCCCATCTCATTGCAGCTTTGATCTTGAGCCAACCTACAACGGCCTTCCCAGATCGG is a window of Salvia splendens isolate huo1 chromosome 3, SspV2, whole genome shotgun sequence DNA encoding:
- the LOC121795762 gene encoding probable xyloglucan endotransglucosylase/hydrolase protein 23, with the translated sequence MAIALTFLLASFLTASSLLVSGQFQDFDITWGDGRAKILDDADTLTLSLDAYSGSGIQSKHSYLFGKFDMQLKLVPGNSAGTVTALYLSSDGPYHDEIDFEFLGNLSGDPYTVHTNIYTQGKGEREQQFRLWFDPTADFHTYSILWTQETIVLSVDEMPVREFKNMERRGVPFPKEQAMRVYSSIWNGDEWATRGGQVKTDWSRAPFTAAYRGYKAEEGWREEMLDQYSEDKLRWVKENYMIYNYCSDGNRFPQGLPQECHA